The DNA sequence CAGGTAGGCAAGGTTTTTGCCCTCCTGTTCAAAACCTTTGTGTTGGAAACTGTCTGAAAGTATCCAAAACTATTATTTGAGAAacaatattttgtgagaaaatatcaaaaacagaacgaaatgtgtcaaaattattttttttctgactatttaatatatttattcaatgtgaacattcaagtgtAAATATATAGcggattttaatctagttacgtagaaattaaattcttcaataaaaatttcaaattgtacccatgagcttttttttttaccataaaccaaatttttcaacatttatgcatgtgtgaaaaagaaagtgttcaaaatatagtgcaataattgacttaaatgcaataaatgacaattttttgtagttacagaatgtattatattaaatatagtacctggacgaccgagcctcgctcggctttaaaagaattattttttgtcaaattgtgtttttttaaggttcaatacttttccaattatacttgaaaagcttcacgttaacgaaatattatgtactcgaccttcttataacactaaagtaccaaacaaagaagattctgaatgtaattaaatcaacattttgctttaaactatctgttacgtttgtttccactatacaattttcttgtcagtaattaaaatattttgaccttagttttgctatggtgaaatcggtttttaaccgaatacttcctttcatactatgatgcgtttcacgattttatcccaatcgagattttctttttgaataagtacttttagtttttacgccagaaaatgctacatacagcatgatatccatcaacactgatgatccacaaaccattccaacaaatgataacaactgtcttaacaaaacataaacaatctcaagacatacacttcttcgaaataaaatttagatgcaaaatttaaaaaacatgttaaactatttgaagtgtaaaaataaaataaaataggatggtcaagcaatagtttcacttaaaaaagaaaaaaagccttacatcgacttacataatgcttttgaatttgttttcagccaagtgtgtttgaaattagccaaagtggccaatatcagccaagcctggcaaccctgagcaagtataaaattttaaagcgagaagagacaaattttcattgttatggttacaaatcgtctgcctgatgcgtcaactcacagtttacttcaaggcttaactcaatttgactttatattaaaaaactgttttttataaaaaaaatcgcatttttgcagaaaaaacactgatgtagatgaacttagaatgcaaaactacaattaaatccaaaatttcatccaaatcgttagagccgttttcgagataagaaatatatatatatacccacaagaattgctcgtttaaagatataagatgaactgaaaaaagaataaaatataagttaaaaaaaatataagtgtttGATCATCAATTTcctgttctttaatctatgatttaaaaaataatttttgttaaaacatcatatGAAATGTATTtgaacaaatcattaaaaaaaattaggggtgtttttttttttttttttttttttttttttttgcaccttaaCATTGCACATTtgataacattcctttgagttataaatggaactgaaatgaATTGCcatggtagtgttgtgaatttcctttcataactctaccaacagTTACGTAAgaatgtttttatgtaatagaattactttttaaaagacattttttaaatgaacattttgtagaaaaatattatcattaattaaacctcattaatatctgtATTTAAGCATCATGAATATTGCATTAAATAGGAATTGATtcgattacacccctttagctttagcatagttttggacagtttaagacagtttcggacacttttggacgaTAAAAACCACCTgttctgtcctaaaccagttttagGCAGtctaaaacccaaccctgatttaGATAAATAATAGTATGCTAGTTTTTGTGACTGCCAGTTCTAAGCTTGGGAAaaaggaacgaaaaaaacaatCATTGACAAACCTATGTTCAACTTTATCTTAAGCTAACTtgtcagttttttgaaaattttcatgcatATGAACATTGAATCCTCAACgaatattgataaaataagcaaatgttttcaaaagtatgattctttttaaaagtattattgaaaaaaagcttctgatttttgtagttaaaagtttagcttaattttaaaatactttactgaaaaactgttttgatgttttcttgaaaaatgatttcagattagtatatttaatttattagtttttaattgagtGACTACATAAAAATGGAGTTGAAAATGTTAGCCACTGTTTACCACGTAGTGACACATttaaaagttcaatatttttctgATGTGTTTGAAtgctcaaattttaattaattttgattaattttctcCAACAGCCTCCTCCTGAGAAGAAACCAGACTTAACCAGCAGCAATCCAGCAGCAAACTTGATGGAAATGCTGAACAAAATTCAGCAAAATACTCAAGACAAAAGCAAGGCTGCTAATACTCCGTCAGGATCTTTCTGGGAGAATATTCTATCTGGAGGTGTCCCATCCGGAGGCACAGCACCACCTCCTGCCCTTTCCTTAGAACCCAAAAGAAGGGCTCTTCTTCCAAATCCTCAACCTCCAGCAATGCCTAAAGTCGAGACTATGGCACCCAAAGATCCTCGACTCAAAAGTCGTGACCCTCGCACTCTGGCTAATGCTGTCTTGCCAAACATGGCAAGCAAAGCAAGCCCGACTATGCTGCCAAATATAACGTTACCAATCACTACAAGTAAGACAAACATGGCTTTGCCAAGTGCAACTTTGGCAGTTCCTACATGCAGTACACTGAATCTTCCCAAAGGCACAAGTGGTGAGCAAAACAGTCATCCTATAGGGCATGTTCACCAAATTAAAGATATCAACACTTTATTCCCTAAAATTCCTCCCGTGGGAAGTGATTCCACTAAAGAAGTACCTTATCGTCTCCACTGGGTGCACACAAAACCTCCAAACTACACACCGTACATTCATGCGACTCAGTCAAATCCCAACCTCCTAAAAGATCCTCGTCTTCGAAAACATTTGAATCTTGAGGCACCCAAAGAAATTCCCCTCGAAAATGGCAAGGAAGCAGATGATTCCAAACCAGCGGTGCTAAAAGATGTTCCTCCTATTCCACAATTGTTGCTCAAGTATGAAAATCCTGAAACCATAAACATTTTTGAACCCAGCCCCAAAAAGGAACCCCTGCCAGTAAAGAGCGAACCCCTGGCGCCAAAGAGCGAACCCCTGGCGCCAAAGAGCGAACCCCTGGCACCAAAGAGTGAACCCCTGGCACCAAAGAGTGAACCCCTGGCGCCAAAGGGCGAACCCCTGCTGGTAAAGAGCGAACCCCTGCTGGCAAAAAGCGAACCCCTCGCAGCAAAGAGTGAACACGAACCCGAGAAAATCCAACAGCCAAAGAGATTTTCCATGGACCCTCGCATGAAGAGGAGGGATTCTAGAAGCAATTCTGGGTCCAGAAGCAATTCTGGATCGGACACTCCACCCAGGCTCACCATTGTGGAAGGACCTCCCAGTCTTCCATCCCAAGAGCAAAAGACAGCACCTGTATTAGAAATGGAGCCCACAGCAGAAGCAAAGTGGGACAGTGATCGTTTTAGTGGTCTTCCTCCTGTCTTGGAAAAGAGTTGGGCACCACCAGTGTTAGAGAAAAATTGGACAGTTTCCGTCAAGAAGGAAGCTGCAGACCAACCATCCTCCGACCCTCCGCACCTTCAAATTGGAAAGAAGGTAGTGGAAAGTGAAGTCCCAACTTTCGTAGCCGTGCTGAAATTGGAAGAAGGTGAAGGCCAAAATCCTAAAACTGTCCCTCCTTTAGTGATAAAGAAATGTAAACCGACACCAGCCAGCCACCTCCCCAAGGCCATTGCAGATCCTCGCATGGCCAAATTGCACTCCCCTTTAGATCCGAGACGCTCAAGGGTGACTTCCGATAAAAATTCCCAGAGGAAGTCTCCACCACCAGAGGCTTCCGATGCCTGTCCTGACAAGGAATCCAAAGCTTCCGACGAATCAGCGAAAGACCCCCCCACTCCTTCTCTTGAGGAGGAAACAAAACCTAAAAGCAGGAGCATACCTAAGAAACGTAGACTCTCCGAAAAAAGCGAGGAGAAGAAAAAGACTGTCCACCGCAACAGAAAGAGCAGCATGGATTATGCATCCCCACTAAACTCTTGTGACAATTCTGATGCGAGTCAGAATCTGAGTTATAACAGTTACAACCAACGACCGAAAAGGACAGCTAAATCTGTTGTTGATCTGGGAGAATCTTCCAGGACTACTCAGTCGATGCAGGAAAGGACTGACACACCCCCTATTTCCGATTTCCTCCTGAGTGATAATTCAAGCTTGGATTGTGATAACAGCAGTGATGTAAACTTAAAAGACAGGTTCAAGACTATTGATCCAACGGCTTCGCCATTTTGCTGATGCAGTTTTCATTTGGGCTGTGAAGTCCATTCACTAACCATGTACATAAATTCCTCaacttaaaaagatttttataatTGTAAATGTGCggataattttatttacttatgtatttatCTATGTAACATAAATACTTGTTTTTTGTTAAAGATGGatgaatatatttcaattttgaaatgttgTGTTTGAATGTTCTCATTACTTACGaagtatttgttttgtttaaattgaaagataATTTATTGAGTCCTAGTTGTTGAGAAAAAAAGTTGACATAAAACCGAAGGCATTCATTTGCCAATATCTCTTTGTTTTTCAGTTAAGTTTTTTACAATGCATATGTCAATGCCTCAGgtgtctaaaaattgttttatttttgcttttctcaTCAGTctcaaaattaatgtttaatgttCAGTGTTTTTGCATGCCTgcatataataattattttttaacatgttgACTGCCCATGCTGTTTTTAACTTTTGAGTCTCAGATACCAGTCCTATTAAATTACATcatgttgtcaaaaaaaaaagccttctgcACTGATACAATAAAACTGAATAACTAAAATGGGAAGATGACGAATTGGAACATTAAAACacttgtgtttttaaggaacataaatttaaatacatcTGTACTTTTCAGCTCGCTTTGATTCTTTATTACTTCCCCAGAAACCAAATATCCATATGTTACTGATCTGAAAATTTGTAGTATGT is a window from the Uloborus diversus isolate 005 chromosome 6, Udiv.v.3.1, whole genome shotgun sequence genome containing:
- the LOC129224293 gene encoding zinc finger CCCH domain-containing protein 4-like, coding for MALQSEISPRLIGDANKDTKIDGDTKSNGNSSSSSTDEEVDLEDGEILDSEGEEEKKEEKKDFSNSSMMEALGQSFVQSIEQIASLSKKSENALMKNPSPPGVPKTLSPRKLGTKPSSKYLDRETDGEGGWFPPSPKYKSKFDEKPYDYKKELAAYRGTPPSSPDRKHSREDKLRKKRLSKKSKKLGKKTIKRKDIKGMRVTKFKKDSSAPRGQICKFFKEGKCAKGSDCTYSHSSPPIFKKKELCKFYLNGHCNKGKDCLYMHSEFPCKFYHTGSECYAKDDCRFSHAPLSDEMKRILADYLKIHHGDLDEFMSDGHRSKRRKSRSPEPRPPPPAKRPCLLGSPPRHIREAEETRRWQQEMRAQRQHHPGFEIRISGADSPPPDSPHSQGDDSVTYYPEDYPPDSPPACSPHRMPDVPPEYPHMSPPPQFPVAPPVFDQSPRKDFPYEEDYEEDSMPAPEPPDNWKNLGHGLPPRKEDPAKEFVDPDSQDFTSDVKFDETTQFSEMESSVDDLPALSPGRQPPGDEVEEEDSTTEPAPAEKTATPELPPDAPPIIVPSHLPRKQRELFMRIQQHQRKNAESEEGLSDAGGGKEEDKADPEFKWYSSEDDDDDDVDRPLTDVLKKLHQAPPPEKKPDLTSSNPAANLMEMLNKIQQNTQDKSKAANTPSGSFWENILSGGVPSGGTAPPPALSLEPKRRALLPNPQPPAMPKVETMAPKDPRLKSRDPRTLANAVLPNMASKASPTMLPNITLPITTSKTNMALPSATLAVPTCSTLNLPKGTSGEQNSHPIGHVHQIKDINTLFPKIPPVGSDSTKEVPYRLHWVHTKPPNYTPYIHATQSNPNLLKDPRLRKHLNLEAPKEIPLENGKEADDSKPAVLKDVPPIPQLLLKYENPETINIFEPSPKKEPLPVKSEPLAPKSEPLAPKSEPLAPKSEPLAPKSEPLAPKGEPLLVKSEPLLAKSEPLAAKSEHEPEKIQQPKRFSMDPRMKRRDSRSNSGSRSNSGSDTPPRLTIVEGPPSLPSQEQKTAPVLEMEPTAEAKWDSDRFSGLPPVLEKSWAPPVLEKNWTVSVKKEAADQPSSDPPHLQIGKKVVESEVPTFVAVLKLEEGEGQNPKTVPPLVIKKCKPTPASHLPKAIADPRMAKLHSPLDPRRSRVTSDKNSQRKSPPPEASDACPDKESKASDESAKDPPTPSLEEETKPKSRSIPKKRRLSEKSEEKKKTVHRNRKSSMDYASPLNSCDNSDASQNLSYNSYNQRPKRTAKSVVDLGESSRTTQSMQERTDTPPISDFLLSDNSSLDCDNSSDVNLKDRFKTIDPTASPFC